Proteins encoded within one genomic window of Eleutherodactylus coqui strain aEleCoq1 chromosome 1, aEleCoq1.hap1, whole genome shotgun sequence:
- the NCOA7 gene encoding nuclear receptor coactivator 7 isoform X4 encodes MRSPSKPLNMKILYIASGVQEPYVQIITVEEAKRRKSTCSYDDEEEEALEDYLPDLKQKSNLLEDMHIEKLAHRLPARVQGYPWHLVYSTEKHGTSLKTLYRNLCSLDSPVLLVVKDMDNQVFGAYATHPFRLSDHYYGTGETFLFTFSPDFKAFKWSGENSYFINGDTTSLELGGGGGRFGLWLDSDLYHGRSNPCSTFNNEILSKKEDFIVQDLEVWTFE; translated from the exons ATGAGGAGTCCTAGCAAACCGCTCAACATGAAAATCCTCTACATCGCAAGTGGGGTTCAAGAACCTTACGTGCAG ATTATCACTGTAGAAGAGGCAAAACGTCGGAAAAGTACCTGCAGTTatgatgatgaagaggaagagGCCCTTGAGGATTACCTGCCTGATTTGAAACAGAAAAGCAATTTGCTGGAGGATATGCACATTGAGAAG TTGGCCCACAGACTGCCTGCTAGGGTTCAAGGATATCCTTGGCATCTGGTGTACAGTACAGAGAAGCATGGAACCAGCCTGAAGACCTTGTACAGGAATTTATGTTCTCTGGACAGTCCAGTACTCTTGGTAGTCAAAGATATGGACAACCAG GTTTTCGGGGCATATGCAACACACCCATTCAGGCTCAGTGATCATTATTATGGCACAGGAGAAACGTTCCTGTTTACCTTCAGCCCTGATTTTAAA GCATTTAAATGGAGTGGAGAAAATTCTTACTTCATTAATGGAGATACCACTTCCTTGGAGCTTGGTGGCGGAGG TGGTCGATTTGGACTGTGGCTGGACTCCGATTTGTACCATGGACGTAGTAACCCCTGTAGCACATTCAACAATGAGATCTTATCCAAAAAAGAGGACTTCATTGTGCAAGATCTAGAAGTATGGACCTTTGAGTAG